One Phaseolus vulgaris cultivar G19833 chromosome 2, P. vulgaris v2.0, whole genome shotgun sequence DNA window includes the following coding sequences:
- the LOC137809722 gene encoding isoflavone 3'-hydroxylase-like, with product MVPLVYYSLIFLASIFTLKFLLQRRRLKNLPPHPPTLPIIGNLHLIKPPLHRSFLSLSQKYGPIFSLWFGSRYVVVITSPTLVQECFTKYDTVLANRPRLLTGKYLFYNYTSMGSSPYGEHWRNLRRIITIDVLSTQRLNSFFEIRREETMRVIQKLVRETCKGFTHVQIRPRLTEMTFNNMMRMISGKRYYGDDGDVTDAEEAKQFRDIISEVMSLLGANNKGDFLPLLRWFDFDGLEKRLKSISRRADAFLQGLLEEHRSGKHKANTMIEHLLTMQESQPEYYSDHIIKGLIQGMLLAGTDTTAVTMEWAVASLLNEPEILKKAQDEIKKCVGEDRLVEESDIPNLPYLQNIIYETLRLFSPAPLLLPHYSSDHCTIGGFTIPPHTIVLINAWAIQRDPETWSDATCFKPERFEQEGEANKLIPFGLGRRACPGIGLAHRSMGLTLGLLIQCFEWKRPSDEEIDMRENKGVAMPKLIPLEAMCKARPITHKLMHQLAD from the exons ATGGTCCCTTTGGTTTATTACTCACTCATTTTTCTTGCTTCCATTTTCACATTAAAGTTTCTTCTACAAAGAAGAAGGCTAAAAAACCTTCCACCACATCCACCAACTCTTCCCATAATCGGCAACCTCCACCTTATCAAGCCACCGCTCCACCGCTCCTTCCTCAGCTTATCGCAAAAGTATGGCCCCATCTTCTCTCTCTGGTTCGGTTCACGCTATGTGGTGGTCATCACCTCCCCAACCTTGGTTCAAGAATGTTTCACCAAATACGACACCGTTCTCGCGAACCGGCCACGGTTACTCACCGGGAAGTACCTCTTCTACAACTACACCAGCATGGGGTCTTCCCCCTACGGTGAGCACTGGCGCAACCTTCGCCGCATCATCACCATCGATGTCCTCTCCACGCAGCGTCTCAACTCCTTCTTTGAAATCCGAAGGGAAGAAACCATGAGGGTCATACAAAAGCTTGTTCGGGAAACATGCAAGGGCTTTACCCATGTGCAGATCAGACCCAG GCTGACAGAGATGACATTCAACAACATGATGAGAATGATATCTGGGAAGCGGTACTACGGTGACGACGGCGACGTGACGGACGCGGAGGAAGCGAAGCAGTTCAGAGACATAATCTCGGAGGTTATGTCGTtgctgggtgcaaacaacaagGGAGACTTCTTGCCGTTGCTTCGGTGGTTTGATTTCGATGGTTTGGAGAAGAGGCTGAAGTCGATCAGCAGGAGGGCTGATGCGTTCTTGCAAGGACTCCTTGAAGAGCATCGCAGTGGAAAGCACAAAGCCAATACCATGATAGAACATCTCTTGACTATGCAAGAATCTCAGCCGGAGTACTACTCCGATCATATTATCAAAGGCCTTATTCAG GGTATGCTTCTGGCTGGGACAGACACAACAGCAGTGACAATGGAGTGGGCAGTGGCATCTTTACTGAATGAGCCAGAGATATTGAAGAAAGCACAGGATGAAATAAAGAAGTGCGTAGGAGAAGATCGCTTGGTAGAGGAGTCAGACATTCCTAATCTTCCATACCTTCAAAACATCATCTACGAGACACTTCGATTGTTTTCTCCAGCTCCATTGCTATTGCCTCATTATTCTTCAGACCACTGCACTATTGGGGGCTTCACTATTCCACCTCACACCATAGTGTTGATTAATGCATGGGCCATTCAAAGAGACCCTGAAACTTGGAGTGATGCTACATGTTTTAAGCCCGAGAGATTTGAACAAGAAGGGGAAGCAAACAAGCTAATTCCATTCGGATTGGGAAGAAGGGCTTGTCCCGGAATAGGTTTAGCGCATCGTTCAATGGGCTTAACTTTGGGATTACTCATTCAGTGCTTTGAATGGAAACGACCAAGTGATGAAGAAATCGATATGAGAGAGAATAAAGGGGTCGCAATGCCAAAGCTAATTCCACTAGAAGCTATGTGTAAAGCACGGCCAATTACCCACAAACTTATGCACCAACTTGCAGATTAA